From Bacteroidota bacterium, a single genomic window includes:
- the ftsZ gene encoding cell division protein FtsZ, producing the protein MQFDLPKEKSSIIKVIGVGGGGSNAVNHMYKQGIKDVDFIVCNTDRQVLDSSPVPLKIQLGAALTEGLGAGSLPEMGMKAALENEQELRNALAKTKMLFITAGMGGGTGTGAAPVIAKIAREMGILTVSICTLPFSWEGKLRKKQAEEGLAELKKYSDSVLVILNDKIREIYHNLKVGEAFAHADNVLTSAAKCIAELINVALTINVDFNDVRRVMENSGVAIMGSAMANGEGRALKAVTQALNSPLLNDNDIRGARYVLVSITCGAGKDELTMDELAEITDYVQEAAGQTAEMIKGYGTNDTLGEKVSVTIIASGFERKNTDLGLTPQQPEVKMIHLNEVKPVLEKKEETKVEVSKMTEPMLKSEVIEDKKEEPVSKKEVAQTLAEVKKEEILIELKKVEEKPVELKRIEVKFEPVVSEVKEEVPQIIAETTPPVVETEEVPVVSSQLPVDETTNNEQLTCDKIIAEEKIEEEPFVVPFLLVKENEQKSIEFDLTEEKPVVSGQLPVAETTNNEQLPTDKKEEPKVEVPPVNMDVKRSFISLPGMSDNDTNSGESKVTKIGDVHLNSVPPISDAEAKQKAQEKIQKLRELSFKVKTPGGLAELENEPAYKRKNVVLNDTPHSSESEISRLTLGTENPSNGATNKTPSLRPDNSFLHDKPD; encoded by the coding sequence ATGCAGTTTGACTTACCGAAAGAAAAATCTTCCATCATAAAAGTGATTGGAGTTGGAGGCGGAGGCAGCAACGCTGTCAACCACATGTACAAACAGGGAATCAAAGACGTTGATTTCATTGTGTGCAATACCGACAGGCAGGTGCTTGACTCAAGCCCCGTGCCGCTGAAAATACAATTAGGAGCAGCGCTCACCGAAGGGCTTGGTGCGGGCTCGCTCCCCGAAATGGGAATGAAAGCAGCTTTAGAAAATGAGCAAGAACTGAGAAACGCGCTTGCAAAAACAAAAATGCTTTTCATCACTGCAGGAATGGGCGGTGGAACCGGTACAGGAGCGGCTCCTGTGATTGCAAAAATCGCGCGTGAAATGGGAATCCTTACCGTATCTATCTGCACGCTTCCTTTTTCATGGGAAGGCAAGCTGAGAAAGAAACAAGCCGAAGAAGGTTTGGCTGAACTGAAAAAATATTCTGACTCGGTGCTTGTCATATTAAATGACAAGATACGCGAGATATATCATAACCTGAAAGTGGGTGAGGCATTTGCTCATGCGGATAATGTGTTGACTTCCGCGGCAAAATGTATTGCCGAACTCATCAACGTGGCGCTCACCATCAATGTTGATTTCAACGATGTGCGCAGGGTGATGGAGAACAGCGGTGTTGCCATCATGGGTTCTGCCATGGCGAACGGAGAAGGACGCGCCCTCAAAGCGGTTACGCAGGCGCTCAACTCTCCTTTATTAAATGACAATGACATTCGCGGTGCACGGTATGTTTTGGTGAGCATCACTTGCGGTGCAGGAAAAGATGAACTCACCATGGACGAACTGGCTGAGATTACTGACTATGTTCAGGAAGCGGCAGGGCAAACTGCAGAAATGATTAAAGGATACGGCACGAATGATACACTCGGAGAAAAAGTAAGCGTGACAATTATTGCGAGCGGTTTCGAAAGAAAAAATACTGACCTTGGTTTAACTCCGCAGCAGCCCGAAGTGAAAATGATTCATCTGAACGAAGTGAAACCTGTTTTGGAAAAGAAAGAAGAAACAAAAGTGGAAGTTTCCAAAATGACAGAACCGATGCTGAAGTCAGAAGTGATAGAGGATAAAAAAGAAGAGCCTGTTTCGAAAAAAGAAGTTGCTCAAACACTAGCTGAAGTAAAGAAGGAAGAAATATTAATTGAGCTTAAGAAAGTAGAGGAGAAGCCCGTAGAGTTGAAACGCATTGAAGTGAAGTTTGAGCCGGTGGTCTCTGAAGTGAAAGAGGAAGTTCCTCAGATTATTGCTGAAACCACTCCGCCTGTGGTTGAAACGGAAGAAGTGCCGGTTGTTAGTAGTCAGTTGCCAGTGGATGAAACAACGAACAACGAACAACTAACATGTGACAAAATAATAGCAGAAGAAAAAATTGAAGAGGAACCTTTTGTTGTGCCCTTCCTTCTTGTAAAAGAGAACGAACAGAAAAGTATTGAGTTTGACTTGACGGAAGAAAAGCCAGTTGTTAGTGGTCAGTTGCCAGTGGCTGAAACAACTAACAACGAACAACTGCCAACTGACAAAAAAGAAGAACCTAAAGTGGAGGTTCCACCGGTGAATATGGATGTGAAGCGCTCGTTTATTTCTTTGCCCGGCATGTCAGACAATGATACTAACTCAGGTGAATCAAAAGTGACGAAGATAGGGGATGTGCATCTTAATTCTGTTCCACCGATTTCTGACGCAGAAGCAAAACAAAAAGCGCAGGAAAAAATTCAAAAACTCCGCGAACTGAGCTTTAAAGTAAAAACTCCCGGTGGATTAGCAGAACTGGAAAATGAACCCGCTTACAAGCGCAAGAACGTGGTGCTGAACGATACGCCACATTCTTCCGAATCAGAAATATCGCGCCTCACACTGGGAACAGAAAATCCATCAAATGGCGCAACAAACAAAACCCCCAGCCTGCGCCCTGATAATTCTTTTCTGCACGATAAGCCGGATTGA
- the ftsA gene encoding cell division protein FtsA, with protein MAKETFAASRKDPDLIVGLDIGTTKIAVLVGVKNEFGKIEILGVGRAPSLGVRRGVVANIEQTVSAIRSAVEEAEKKSNVEIKFVHVGIAGQHIKSLKHSGSRIRENVDIPITQKDVDSLIDSMYKLVMLPGEEIIHVLPQEYTIDSETGIKNPIGHEGVRLEANFHIITGQMAAAKNIKKCVEKAGLQVVDLVLEPIASAAAVLSEEEKEAGVALVDIGGGTTDIAIFYDKVIRHTAVIPFGGNVITEDIKEGCSILAKHAEEMKIKFGSALAKENQDNEIIVIPGLKGRTPKEISTKNLANIIEARMKEILDLVAFEIKNSGYEKKLIAGIVVTGGGAQLKHMKQLVEYYIGMDTRIGYPNEHLSKSVEDVTSPLFSTGVGLVLQGFDELEVEKTRNTTSSTGAEKLITHSKKMRGNFFDALFSKTKKLFDEGDEEFKE; from the coding sequence ATGGCTAAAGAAACTTTCGCTGCATCTCGTAAGGACCCCGATCTCATAGTAGGATTGGATATCGGCACCACAAAAATTGCCGTTCTGGTTGGGGTAAAAAATGAATTCGGAAAAATTGAAATCCTTGGAGTGGGAAGAGCTCCGTCTCTTGGTGTAAGGCGAGGTGTGGTGGCGAATATTGAACAAACGGTGTCTGCGATTCGATCAGCGGTGGAGGAAGCGGAAAAAAAATCAAACGTTGAAATTAAATTTGTTCATGTGGGAATTGCCGGGCAGCACATAAAAAGTCTGAAACACAGCGGTTCGCGAATCCGCGAGAATGTTGACATTCCGATTACGCAGAAAGATGTTGACTCGCTGATTGACAGCATGTACAAGCTGGTGATGTTGCCGGGAGAAGAAATCATTCATGTGCTTCCGCAGGAATACACCATTGACAGCGAAACAGGAATAAAAAATCCGATTGGTCATGAAGGAGTTCGGCTGGAGGCAAACTTCCATATCATCACGGGACAAATGGCTGCGGCAAAAAATATCAAGAAGTGCGTGGAGAAAGCCGGATTGCAGGTGGTGGATCTGGTTCTTGAGCCCATTGCTTCTGCCGCGGCTGTGCTGAGCGAAGAAGAAAAAGAAGCGGGCGTTGCGCTGGTGGACATTGGTGGCGGAACAACTGACATCGCTATTTTTTACGACAAAGTAATACGTCATACAGCAGTGATTCCTTTCGGAGGAAATGTGATAACGGAAGATATAAAGGAGGGATGTTCCATTCTCGCCAAGCATGCGGAAGAAATGAAAATAAAATTCGGTTCCGCGCTGGCGAAAGAGAATCAGGACAATGAAATAATTGTGATACCCGGATTGAAAGGAAGAACGCCAAAAGAAATTTCTACAAAAAACCTTGCGAACATCATTGAAGCAAGGATGAAAGAAATTCTTGACCTCGTTGCGTTTGAAATAAAAAATTCAGGCTACGAGAAAAAACTCATTGCTGGAATTGTAGTAACAGGCGGAGGAGCGCAACTCAAGCACATGAAGCAACTGGTGGAATACTATATCGGAATGGATACGCGCATTGGCTACCCGAACGAGCATCTTTCAAAAAGCGTGGAGGATGTAACCAGTCCGCTCTTCTCAACAGGCGTTGGGCTGGTGCTGCAGGGCTTTGATGAACTGGAAGTGGAAAAAACAAGAAATACAACTTCAAGCACCGGAGCAGAAAAACTCATCACGCACTCCAAAAAAATGCGCGGTAACTTTTTTGACGCGCTCTTCTCAAAAACAAAAAAGCTTTTTGATGAAGGTGATGAAGAATTTAAAGAGTAA